Proteins encoded in a region of the Cardiocondyla obscurior isolate alpha-2009 linkage group LG18, Cobs3.1, whole genome shotgun sequence genome:
- the LOC139109772 gene encoding caspase-1-like isoform X2, which produces MTHKSRGVALILNHVHFDNMATRKGSVKDALDLKTSLDKLEFDVRVYTDPAVKTISTVLQSTAAEDHTDADCLIVVAMSHGESGLLHSTDSLYPVDMLWTPFTGDRCSSLAGKPKLFFIQACRGARLDKGVKIIHETDSKGPTYSIPTYADIMVAYATYDGFYSWRNPDSGSWFIQALCEELELHGRSRDLLSLMTFVNRRVAIEYQSYVPENERFHGKKQIPSIVSMLTRLVYFPYKRTSALNDIDGGSKEKETEIHEKVT; this is translated from the exons ATGACGCATAAAAGTAGAGGAGTAGCGCTCATTCTGAACCACGTTCATTTCGACAACATGGCCACAAGGAAGGGCTCCGTAAAAGACGCTCTGGATCTCAAAACGTCGTTAGATAAGCTCGAGTTTGACGTTCGAGTTTACACTGATCCGGCAGTCAAAACAATATCCACGGTCTTACAGTCGA CCGCTGCGGAAGACCACACGGATGCCGACTGCCTGATCGTGGTCGCAATGTCACACGGCGAGTCGGGTCTATTGCATTCGACCGACAGTCTGTATCCAGTCGATATGCTATGGACCCCCTTCACGGGCGATCGATGCTCTAGCCTGGCCGGAAAACCGAAGTTGTTCTTCATTCAG GCATGCCGCGGTGCGCGGCTGGACAAAGGAGTGAAAATTATTCATGAGACAGATAGTAAGGGGCCCACGTACAGTATACCGACCTATGCAGATATCATGGTCGCCTACGCCACTTACGACG GTTTTTACTCGTGGCGCAATCCGGACTCGGGATCCTGGTTCATACAGGCACTTTGCGAAGAGTTGGAGCTACACGGTCGCAGCCGCGATCTACTCAGCCTAATGACCTTCGTTAACCGACGCGTCGCCATCGAGTATCAATCCTACGTGCCGGAGAATGAGAGATTTCACGGGAAAAAGCAGATCCCGTCGATCGTCTCGATGTTAACTCGCCTCGTGTACTTCCCGTACAAGCGCACGTCGGCGCTGAACGATATCGACGGCGGGTCGAAGGAAAAGGAAACCGAGATTCACGAAAAAGTAACGTAG